The Saccharothrix variisporea genome has a segment encoding these proteins:
- a CDS encoding acyl carrier protein, with product MTTTHSRRDEVTEAVKRLVIRESRLSLSPADIADDEPLNGAVLRINSLGFLGMLVRLEDELDVVLPDDLFTGKVFTVVSDLVDVVLRAVEEHR from the coding sequence GTGACGACCACGCACAGCAGGCGCGACGAGGTGACCGAGGCGGTGAAGCGGCTGGTGATCCGGGAGTCCCGGCTGTCGCTGTCGCCCGCCGACATCGCCGACGACGAGCCGCTCAACGGCGCGGTGCTGCGGATCAACTCGCTGGGGTTCCTGGGGATGCTGGTGCGGTTGGAGGACGAGCTGGACGTGGTGCTGCCCGACGACCTGTTCACCGGCAAGGTGTTCACCGTCGTGTCCGACCTGGTGGACGTGGTGCTGCGGGCCGTGGAGGAGCACCGGTGA
- a CDS encoding acyl carrier protein yields MVVTVPDEVVDRTWSPVLDGLHAAELDCLQANLAAVADRHHGGGAHVALGAAPRFCPTFPPDGPPSLDVPVDTRLDEASRLLGLSVAVREDGLDGPALRRLAAAEGPLYVVGDAHTMPWVPYFGQKHMEHSFLLTESGVVVDAYHNDTPWGSARPGVWRLADLDAAVPKSSAFVLTAGALPPSEVDCELVATARAIDGALVDRYVAAVREHSDRPAGWDALVLDVWLLARTRALHARWLASVGVDDGGRAAEGARAWLTLASQTYVAMRRAQRGGGMPSALVDRVHELLLADSALDAELAAGAVRSTVVGALASVLELDAGVVDGPLRELPKFNSFRLVDVIERVESALDVELDPDDLATSDLRDVDALTGLFRRAVERP; encoded by the coding sequence ATGGTCGTGACCGTGCCGGACGAGGTCGTGGACCGGACGTGGTCGCCGGTGCTGGACGGCCTGCACGCGGCGGAGCTGGACTGCTTGCAGGCCAACCTGGCCGCCGTCGCCGACCGCCACCACGGCGGGGGCGCGCACGTGGCGCTGGGTGCCGCGCCGAGGTTCTGCCCGACGTTCCCGCCGGACGGGCCGCCGTCGCTGGACGTGCCGGTGGACACGCGGCTGGACGAGGCGTCCCGGCTGCTGGGCCTGTCCGTGGCGGTCCGGGAGGACGGGTTGGACGGCCCGGCGTTGCGCCGGCTGGCCGCCGCCGAGGGGCCGCTGTACGTGGTGGGCGACGCGCACACCATGCCGTGGGTGCCGTACTTCGGGCAGAAGCACATGGAGCACAGCTTCCTGCTCACCGAGTCCGGTGTGGTCGTGGACGCCTACCACAACGACACGCCGTGGGGGTCCGCGCGACCGGGTGTGTGGCGGTTGGCCGATCTGGACGCGGCGGTGCCGAAGTCGTCGGCGTTCGTCCTGACCGCCGGCGCTCTGCCACCGTCCGAAGTGGACTGCGAGCTGGTGGCGACCGCACGGGCGATCGACGGTGCCCTGGTGGACCGGTACGTGGCCGCCGTCCGCGAGCACAGCGACCGGCCCGCCGGGTGGGACGCCCTGGTGCTGGACGTGTGGCTGCTGGCGCGGACGCGTGCTTTGCACGCCCGGTGGCTGGCGTCGGTCGGCGTGGACGACGGTGGTCGGGCGGCCGAGGGTGCTCGGGCGTGGCTGACGTTGGCGTCCCAGACCTACGTGGCCATGCGGCGGGCGCAGCGCGGCGGCGGGATGCCGTCGGCGCTGGTGGACCGCGTGCACGAACTGCTGCTGGCAGACAGCGCCTTGGACGCGGAGCTGGCGGCCGGGGCCGTGCGCTCGACGGTGGTCGGCGCGCTGGCGTCGGTGCTGGAGCTGGACGCCGGGGTCGTGGACGGCCCGTTGCGGGAGCTGCCGAAGTTCAACTCGTTCCGGCTGGTGGACGTGATCGAGCGGGTCGAGTCGGCGCTGGACGTGGAGCTGGACCCGGACGACCTGGCCACCAGCGACCTGCGGGACGTGGACGCGCTCACCGGGCTGTTCCGGAGGGCGGTGGAGCGGCCGTGA
- a CDS encoding TrpB-like pyridoxal phosphate-dependent enzyme produces MTAAWRSVLPHLGYDLPPDLTPSQAAGPVSTGLPLELVRQSVSLREWWDIPEEVVAQYRKYRPTPLWRATAFEREVDARVPVYVKYEGGNISGSHKLNTALAQAFYYKRAGITEVVTGTGAGQWGTALAAACAAFGLRCTVFMVGGSLRDKPYRGSLMRLLGATVHASPSGLTSLTEGGNSLALAIGEAVEYARGGEGRAFCIGSGENYSILHQSVIGLEAIEQLDALGAEVDTVVGSVGAGSNFGGIALPFHARHRAGEAEAVRLLAVESSATPKLTRGVYAYDHTDATGSGPMEAMYSIGSSFSIPASHSAGLRFHGAAKLLSAMRHHGSVDAVAVGQREALDAGRRFAVSELVVPAPESGHALAGAARAARESTRGVLVCVSGHGLLDLSAYDQLLAGQVRDLAADEAALAAATAGLRLVEADLTGVK; encoded by the coding sequence GTGACCGCCGCGTGGCGCAGCGTGCTGCCGCACCTCGGCTACGACCTGCCGCCGGACCTCACGCCCTCGCAAGCGGCCGGCCCGGTCAGCACGGGCTTGCCGCTGGAGCTGGTGCGGCAGAGCGTGTCGCTGCGGGAGTGGTGGGACATCCCCGAGGAAGTCGTGGCGCAGTACCGCAAGTACCGGCCCACTCCCCTGTGGCGGGCCACCGCGTTCGAGCGCGAGGTCGACGCCCGCGTGCCGGTGTACGTCAAGTACGAGGGCGGCAACATCTCCGGCAGCCACAAGCTCAACACCGCGCTGGCGCAGGCGTTCTACTACAAGCGGGCGGGGATCACCGAGGTGGTCACCGGGACCGGCGCGGGCCAGTGGGGCACGGCGTTGGCCGCCGCGTGCGCCGCGTTCGGGTTGCGCTGCACGGTGTTCATGGTCGGCGGCAGCCTGCGCGACAAGCCCTACCGGGGCAGCTTGATGCGGCTGCTGGGCGCGACCGTGCACGCCAGCCCGAGCGGGCTGACGTCGTTGACCGAAGGCGGGAACTCGCTGGCGTTGGCGATCGGCGAGGCCGTGGAGTACGCGCGCGGCGGCGAGGGTCGGGCGTTCTGCATCGGCAGCGGCGAGAACTACAGCATCCTGCACCAGTCGGTGATCGGGCTGGAGGCGATCGAGCAGCTCGACGCCTTGGGTGCCGAGGTGGACACCGTGGTCGGCAGTGTCGGCGCGGGCTCGAACTTCGGCGGGATCGCGCTGCCCTTCCACGCCCGGCACCGGGCCGGCGAGGCGGAGGCGGTGCGGCTGCTGGCGGTGGAGTCCAGCGCCACGCCGAAGCTGACCCGGGGCGTCTACGCCTACGACCACACCGACGCGACCGGGTCGGGGCCGATGGAGGCCATGTACTCGATCGGCAGTTCGTTTTCCATCCCGGCCTCGCACTCGGCGGGCCTGCGGTTCCACGGCGCGGCCAAGCTGCTGTCGGCGATGCGCCACCACGGGTCGGTCGACGCGGTCGCGGTGGGCCAGCGGGAGGCGCTGGACGCGGGTCGCCGGTTCGCGGTGTCGGAGCTGGTGGTGCCCGCGCCGGAGTCCGGGCACGCGTTGGCCGGTGCGGCGCGGGCCGCGCGGGAGTCGACGCGCGGGGTGCTGGTGTGCGTGAGCGGGCACGGGCTGCTGGACCTGTCCGCCTACGACCAACTGCTGGCGGGCCAGGTCCGCGACCTGGCCGCCGACGAGGCCGCGCTGGCCGCCGCCACCGCCGGGTTGCGCCTGGTGGAAGCCGATCTCACGGGGGTGAAGTGA
- a CDS encoding glutamate-5-semialdehyde dehydrogenase — protein MTVDEILSAATAARDAAPPPGDDRYAAYCDELAVRLGKHWDAVLEANAEDVARGVAKGLPVSLVDRLRLTEDHLGVLVGLAERVKAWLPAVTAEGPPIRGELGFTARKVPKPLGTVLMIYEARPTVTVEGALLPVAVGNVAVLRGGGEIAATNVALGAVIGEALAASGLPEMAHVLAETDRRMVRELLKRYDAIDALIPRGSPSLIDHCRTASAIPVIASGGGVNHLYVDRSADLDLVVDIALDAKLTEPTACNSLEMVLAHDEVADELVRRFTARSDAFALRLDPRLSAEDPRVIPLAEHDDGREFLDRSFGLRPVPDLDAALRHIRRHGSRHTEGVAATDPVVVDRFLRGADAAALVVNGSMRLHDGPTMGLGPELSISTGRLHVRGPVGLSALLTHSWAIEGAGAVRGTGGTR, from the coding sequence ATGACCGTGGACGAGATCCTGAGCGCCGCGACCGCCGCGCGTGACGCCGCTCCCCCGCCGGGCGACGACCGGTACGCCGCGTACTGCGACGAGCTGGCCGTGCGGCTGGGCAAGCACTGGGACGCGGTGCTGGAGGCCAACGCCGAGGACGTGGCCCGGGGGGTGGCCAAGGGCCTGCCGGTGTCGCTGGTGGACCGGCTGCGGCTGACCGAGGACCACCTGGGCGTGCTGGTGGGGCTGGCCGAGCGAGTCAAGGCGTGGCTGCCGGCGGTGACCGCCGAAGGGCCGCCGATCCGGGGTGAGCTGGGGTTCACCGCGCGGAAGGTGCCCAAGCCACTCGGCACCGTCCTCATGATCTACGAGGCCCGGCCCACGGTCACCGTGGAGGGCGCGTTGCTGCCGGTCGCGGTCGGGAACGTGGCCGTCCTGCGCGGCGGCGGCGAGATCGCGGCCACGAACGTCGCCCTGGGTGCCGTCATCGGTGAGGCCTTGGCGGCGTCCGGGCTGCCGGAGATGGCGCACGTGCTGGCCGAGACGGACCGGCGGATGGTGCGCGAGCTGCTCAAGCGCTACGACGCCATCGACGCGTTGATCCCGCGCGGCAGCCCGTCGCTGATCGACCACTGCCGCACCGCCTCCGCCATCCCGGTGATCGCCAGCGGCGGCGGGGTCAACCACCTGTACGTGGACCGCAGCGCGGACCTGGACCTGGTGGTGGACATCGCGTTGGACGCCAAGCTCACCGAGCCGACCGCGTGCAACAGCCTGGAGATGGTGCTGGCGCACGACGAGGTGGCCGACGAGCTGGTGCGGCGGTTCACCGCCCGCTCCGACGCGTTCGCGCTGCGGCTGGACCCGCGGCTGTCGGCGGAGGACCCGCGGGTGATCCCGCTGGCCGAGCACGACGACGGCCGCGAGTTCCTGGACCGGTCCTTCGGGTTGCGCCCGGTGCCCGACCTGGACGCGGCGCTGCGGCACATCCGGCGGCACGGCTCGCGGCACACCGAGGGTGTGGCGGCGACCGATCCCGTTGTGGTGGACCGGTTCCTGCGCGGGGCCGACGCCGCCGCGCTGGTGGTCAACGGGTCGATGCGGCTGCACGACGGCCCGACGATGGGCCTGGGTCCGGAGCTGTCGATCAGCACGGGCCGGTTGCACGTGCGCGGACCGGTGGGCCTGTCCGCGCTGCTCACGCACAGCTGGGCGATCGAGGGCGCGGGCGCCGTCCGGGGAACGGGAGGAACGCGGTGA
- a CDS encoding alpha/beta fold hydrolase — protein sequence MSAGTLPGRLIPFVRRKDRPVCVMVPGAGGGLGPYLRLASYLGGTHNVYAVRSTGLLPDEEPEESIPGMAETVLATLDDAGIVPDLVFGWSQGGVVAWEVCADLAARGSTPDLVVVDSSPEPWPSTVERDGAIRDVIVAQLGARPAQDTVDRLVRTFEAHVRALSAHRVERPYDGRVLLLLCADEGVPPEEAARWHELARHLERGTLRASHFEVFDPEHLPELTAAIGAFLGREEEVTR from the coding sequence GTGAGCGCCGGGACGCTGCCCGGCCGCCTGATCCCGTTCGTGCGCCGCAAGGACCGGCCGGTGTGCGTGATGGTGCCGGGCGCGGGCGGTGGGCTGGGGCCGTACCTGCGGCTGGCGTCGTACCTGGGCGGCACGCACAACGTCTACGCGGTGCGCTCGACCGGGTTGCTGCCCGACGAGGAGCCGGAGGAGTCCATCCCGGGCATGGCCGAGACCGTGCTGGCCACGCTGGACGACGCCGGGATCGTCCCGGACCTGGTGTTCGGCTGGTCGCAGGGCGGGGTGGTGGCGTGGGAGGTGTGCGCGGACCTCGCCGCACGCGGTTCGACGCCGGACCTGGTGGTGGTGGACAGCTCGCCGGAGCCGTGGCCGTCCACCGTGGAACGTGATGGGGCGATCCGGGACGTGATCGTGGCCCAGTTGGGCGCAAGGCCCGCGCAGGACACCGTGGACCGGTTGGTGCGCACGTTCGAGGCGCACGTCCGCGCGTTGTCCGCGCACCGCGTCGAGCGCCCCTACGACGGCCGCGTGCTGTTGCTGCTGTGCGCCGACGAGGGCGTGCCGCCGGAGGAAGCCGCGCGGTGGCACGAGCTGGCCCGGCACCTCGAGCGCGGCACCCTGCGCGCGAGCCACTTCGAGGTCTTCGACCCCGAGCACCTGCCCGAGCTGACCGCCGCGATCGGCGCGTTCCTCGGGCGCGAGGAGGAGGTCACACGATGA